The Chloroflexota bacterium sequence ATCGGGCGCGGCGGCAGTATGTTGAAGCGAATCGGCCAGGGCGCGCGGCTGGAGATAGAGAAGGCGCTGGGTCGGCGCGTGTATCTGGAACTCTGGGTCAAAGTGCTGCCGAAGTGGCGGCGAGATCCCGCCCTGCTCAAGCGCCTCGGGTACGTCTTGCCTCCAGAGGCGGACGCAGATTGACATTTAGGAATCCGGTGGTAGAATTGCGGCACTTGCGACTTCGGTCGCGTGCACAATCCCTCGACAAGGAAGGCTGTCGCGTTGGCGTTGACGAACAAGAAGTGGCAGGTGGCTCCTCCTATACCGGATAACGTGCTCCATGAATTCCGGGAGGCCGGATTTCACCCCTTGATCGCCCAGATTCTGTACAATCGGGGCGTCGGCTCGCCCCAGGAGGCCGAGGCGTTCTTTCACCCCAGCGAAGAGCCGAATCCTTTTCGGCTGCCGGATATGCACGAGGCCGTTACGCGATTGCGCGAGGCCATCCGCAAGGGCGAACTCATCATCGTGTGCGGCGATTACGATGTGGACGGCGTAACGGCCACGGCGCTGATGTGCGAGACGCTGGCATCGCTGGGCGCGCGGGTACAGCCCTATATCCCGAACAGGGTTAGCGAGGGGTATGGGCTCAGCGTGGCGGCCATGCGCCAGTTTGCGGAACAGGGGTGCCGACTCATCCTGACGGTGGATTCGGGGATTCGCGCCAACCCCGAGGCGGACTGGGCGCGCGAGCACGGCATAGACATGATCATCACCGACCACCACTCGCCGCGGGGCGAATTGCCTCGCGCCCTCGCCGTTGTCAATCCCAAGCGGGACGACAGCCGCTATCCCTTCCCCGACCTCTCCGGTGTTGGGGTCGCCTACAAGTTGGCGCAGGGCTTGCTGCGTTCCCACAGTCAGTTGCCCATTCGCGCGGACGCGCGTCCGGTGCGCGAGTCGGACTTGCTGGATCTGGTGGTGCTGGGTACGGTGGCGGATTTGGCGCCGTTGCGGGGCGAGAACCGCGCCCTGGTGGTGCGGGGGATGGAGGCGCTCCGTAACACCCGCCGGCCGGGGTTGAGGGAACTGATCGCCACCAGCGCCTTGCGCGGGCCTGTATCGGTGGGGCATATTGGCTACGTCCTTGGCCCGCGCCTGAACGCCGCCGGACGGTTGTACACGGCGATGGACAGTTACCGCCTGCTCACCACGCGGTCGCACGAGGAGGCCAAAAAACTGGCGCAGCGGCTGGAGGACTGCAACCGCGAGCGCCAGTGCCTGACGGCCGAAGCCATAGAGCGGGCGTACCCGCAGGCGCACGAGCAGGCGGCCAGCGCCGCATTGCTGTTCGTGGCCGACCGCGACATCCCCGAAGGGATCGCAGGGCTTGTGGCCACGCGCCTGGTGGAGGAATTCTACCGGCCATCCGTCGTCGTGCAGATCTCCGACGGCGTCAGCCGTGGGTCGGCGCGAAGCATCCCCGAATGGAACATCACGGCGGCCCTGGACCGGTGCAGCCATCTGCTGGTGCGGCACGGTGGCCACGCCGCCGCCGCTGGGTTTGAAGTGGAGACCGAGCGTCTGAGCATCTTGCGCGAGGAACTGCTTCGGATTGCCCATGCGGATCTGGAAGCCGAGGCGCTGATGCCCACGCTCGTGGTGGATGCCGAGGTCCCGCTGCGCGAAATGACGTGGGCGTTTCAGCGCGAATTGGCCCGCCTGGAGCCTTTCGGCTATGACAATCCGACACCGGTCTTTCTGTGCCGCAATGTGCTGGTCAGGGACAGCCGCATCGTCGGCGAGAGGCATTTGCGGCTGTGGCTCTCCGATGGCGTGGCGGTCTGGGATGCCATTGCGTTCAAGCAGGCGGACCGCGCCTCCGGCCTTCCGCACCACGTGGATGTGGCTTTCTCCCTGGAGGTCAACACGTGGAACGGCCAGGACAGGCTTCAGTTGCATGTCAAGGAAATCTGGCCGGCGGCCGGCTAGGGTGCGACTGGCGAAATCCGTGCGGACAGGGACTGGCAACTCCGTGGGAGTGCGCGTAGGGCGAATCGCGGTCTATCTTCTGGCGTTGCTTATCGGGCTGGCGCCTGGTTGGTGTGGTGCAGCCCCGCCTGACCCCCGATTTGGCGCAGTTGAGGCATTCTTCGCGCCGTTTGACGCCGACGAGGCTGGCGTGGCCTGGGAGCGCGTGCTGTTCTACTGGCGCGAAATCCAGCCCGAGCCGGGCATGTGGCGCGATGACTACTTCCCGCCGGACATCCTCCAGCGGGAAATCTCATCCGGCCGCGAGATTGTCGGGCTGCTCATCAATCCTCCCGGCTGGGCCAACGGCTACAGGGGAGACCAGTCGCCCCCTGACGGGCTGTATCTCCCCATAGATGACCCCGCGAACCATTGGGCGCATTTTGTGTCCCGAATTGTTGGGCAGTACCGGGGCGTGATCCGCCACTGGATTCTCTGGAACGAGCCGGACGTGTGGGATCCCGCGCACTTTGGATACACATGGGCCGGCTCGCTGGACGAATTCGTGCAACTGACGCGGGTGGGGTATCTGGCGGCGAAGCGGGCCGACCCCGACTGCGTGGTGCACCTGGCGGGGCTGACCTACTGGTGGGACGTGGAATACGGGCGCCGACCGTTCTTTGAGCGCTTTCTGGAGAAGGTTGCCGAGGATCCGCAGGCGCGGGCGCACGGGTTCTACTTTGACGTGGTTTCCCTCCACATCTACTTCAAGCCTCGCACGATACCCGAAATCGTGGGGAAGACCCGCGCCGCCATGCGCCGCTACGGGCTAAACAAGCCCATCTGGCTGGACGAGACCAACGCGCCGCCCTTTGACGACCCGCAACACCCGATTGCGCACCCGCGCTTTCGGGTTACGCTGGCCGAGCAGCGGGCCTTTCTCGTGCAGGCGTTCGCGCTGGCTTTGGCGTCCGAAGTTGAGCGGGTGGCCGTGTACAAGATGTCGGACCGGCCGAGCATTGAGCCGTGGGAGGAGCCTTTCGGTATGGTGCGCGCGGATGGCAGCAGGCGGCCGGTTTACAATGCATTCCGCACGGCGGTGTCCTTCATGGCCGGGACGAGGGCCGCCCGGTGGGAAGACCGGGGCCGTTTCGCTGTTGCGTCGCTGGACCAGGGCGCCAAAACCACGCGGGTTTTGTGGAACTGGACCTCAGAGCCGGTCGTCGCGCAAGTCGCCGCTGCCGCGCCTCACGCTGTGGTATTCTCACTGGACGGGCAGGTTCAGGAGAGCGCACCAAAGGCCGGCTTTCACATCATCTCGCTGCCGCCCGCGGTATGTGAGGCTCCCCGGTGCGACATCGGAGGCGAGCCGGTGCTGCTGGTGGAGGAGGCCCCCATCGCAAGGGTGGGGAGTCTCATCCCCACGCCTACCGCCGCCCCGTCTCCAGAGCCAAGCCCAACACGCGCGCCGACGCCTGTCCCGCCGACGGCGACGCACGCGCCGAGTCCCACGGCGGTCGCTTCGCCCACCCCTGCACCGCCGACGCCGACGCGCTCGGAAGCAACCGCCGCGCCCGCGCCATCTGGGAGCGCGCCTGCCCGCTCAAGAGTGCCCGTGTGGGGAGTGGGGCTTGGGCTGGCCCTGGGCATGATGGCCGCCATCGCTGCACGACGCAGGGCGGCGCGCTAGTCGGCGGAGATCCCGATCCAGACCTGCCCGTCGTGAATGCGGGTCGGGTAGGTCTGCAAGCCCTTGGGTTTGGCGAAGATGCGCGACGCCTTCTGCGCGATCCCCGGTAGTTCGGCGACCCAGGCCGTGTTGCTGCCGTCGCGGACGTCAAAGCGCGAGCCATGCGCCGGGCACGTTACCTCAAACTGGCTGAGTTTGCCGCGCGCCAGGTGTGCCTTCATGTGTGGGCACAGGCCCTGCGCCGCGTAGTATGTGCCGCCCACGCGAGCGAGCAGAACCGCTGCGCCGCCGACTTGGACTTCTTTCATCTCCCCATCGGACAACATGTTCTCGGGGCCAATCGGTTTCCAATCTGCCATTGCTCACCTCCTGCAGGGCAGGGTCATTTGCCGTAGGTTTGGGCGAGATGCTGCACGAGCGCCTCGGCTTCCACGTCGTTGAGTTGCGCGCCGTGGCTTCGCATCCGCGCGATCACCGTTTGCCACTCGTTGGCCGTGCGGGGCGTCTGCCGGACGCGGTCCAGGGCGTGGCAGCGGGTGCACCGAGCCTGGAGCAGCGAGGCCCCGTCCGGCTGGGTGGCTGCGGTCGGGGGTGGAGATGTGGGCGCGGGCTTCTCGCTACTGGTGCACGCCACGCTGCCCAACGCGACGAGCAAGACGAGGAGCGCGATTGCGAGGAATGTTGTTCTCGGTCTCATGGGGTCCTCCGGATATGGGCTTCTAGCGACATCGGGCCGATGGTGGTACACGCTGGTGGAAGTATAGCCGAATGCGGCGGCGCGTCAAAGCGGCGGCGTTAACGTGCTCCGACGCGGCGCGATTCGGGAACTGGGCGACCTGGCTCTTGCGCGTACCGCCGGTGTGCGCTACAATGTTGCCTGCTACTGCTTGGGGGGAGAGGTGTATGTCTTCTGGCAGGGTCGTAACGGTTTCGGCTCCTGCGAGCCTGGGTATCCTCGGCGACCCCGGGGACTTGTTCGGCGGCGCGGTTCTGGCCTGTAGCGTGTCTCTCACGGCGTCGGTGGAGGTGGGCCCGTCGCAAGCCTTTGAAATCTGGGCGGACTCGCAGCAGCGGCTCATCAAGTGGGCCGGCGACATGCGGTTCCAGGACGACGCCTGGGATGCGGCGCGGGCGGCATTGCAGTTTCTGCGGTGGGGGCTGGAACCGGTGCGGATAGCGTACTCCACGACGCCCAGGGGTTGGGGTCTGGGGGATTCGGCGCCGACACTGGTGGCGTTGCTGCGGGGGCTGCTGGGCTGGCGCGGCGAGGATGTGCTGCCCTACCATCTGGCCGAGGCGGCCTACTCTCTGTCACATACCGTCTTCGGCGAGGTGGGTGGGCTTGCCGCGGCGTACATGGCGGCGTTCCAGGGGCTGTGCCTGCTGGATTTCCGCCAGCGCGATGATTCCAACTCCAACGCGCGCGTGTACGCGACGGTGGAGCGGCTGGCGCCTCCGGTGCGCAACATACCGCTCGTTGTCGCCCACAAGGGCGCGGGACGACCTGCCAGGGATGCCCTGCTCGGGTTGCGGGAACGGTGGCTTGCCGGAGAGCGGCGGGTTCAAGATTCATATCGGATTATTGACCGCCTGGTTCACGAGGGGAAGACGGCAGTCCTAGAGGGCGACTGGGAGCGATTGGGCAGGCTGATGAACGAGAACGCGATCATCCAGAGCAACTTGACGTCGTTTGATCCTTGCAGCGAGGAATTGGCCGAGGCGGCGCTGAATGCCGGAGCGTGGGGCGTGCGACCCGTGGGCGTGGGCGAGTACGGCACTATCGTCGCGCTTCACCCCGAGCCGGCCGAGTTGGCCAAGATTTGGACGCAGATGGGAGCGCAGATTCTTGAACTTGCGTTGGAACAGGAGGGCAACGATGGGTGAATCCGAGGAAGCGGTGGCGGGCAAAATCAGCATCCGCCGCGGAAACCTGGGAGACGTGGATGCGGAGCAGGTGAACCTGGTGCAGTGCGCGGCCCGTGGCGTAAATGGCCACGAGGTTCGCATGGTGCAGTGCAGCGCGCAGTCGGTGCGGGCCGAGAACCTCTCGGGCACGATGACTGCGGCGCTGGAGCAGGATGCCGCGACGGCCAGCCTGCGCTTTTGTAGCGTCGGCATGCTGGACGCGGATAGGGCGGAGGTCAGACTCGGGAACGTGTATGCCGTCCTGGGCCATCAGGTTGCGCTGCGGTCGTGCGGCGCGCGGATGATCGTGGCGCAGGATCGCGTGGACATGCAGCAGAGCGGGGCGGCGGTGGTCGCGGCGCGGGAGATTGAGGCGTCGGAGGTGCGCGCCGGAGTCGTCCTGGCGAAGGAGATTCGCGGCACGGTGCGGGCGCTGCTGGATACGCGGGCGGCTGCGGTGTTCGGCGCGGCTTTCGGCGCCGCCTTTGCCGCCGTCTGGCTACTCCGTCGCAGGTGAGCGTAGCGTTTCGGCGGGTGCGGTGTTTTCCTAGATGAAGGTCGTGTTATCCGCGCTTCAACAAGACTCACTACAGCAAGGAGGTTAGGAACGATGGTTGAGCGGATTATGCGAGTGTTGCGGTTGGACACGTCGGTCTTCAAGGAGATTGCCAAGGATGCGGCGGCGACCACGGAGGCGGGCATCATCGTGGTGGCGGTGAGCCTGCTGAGCGGCATCGGGGCGGGCATTCGAGGCCGGTTCTTCTCCCACCTTGTCTGGGAACTCGTTGCAGGGGTGGTTCTGGGCTGGCTCCTGTGGGCAGTCGTTACGTATTTCATCGGGACGTCGCTGTTCGGCGGCAAGACGACGGTGGAGGAGATGCTGCGGGTGCTGGGCTACGCGAGCGCGCCGCGGCTTCTTGGCCTCTTCGGCTTTATCCCGTGCGTCGGATGGCTGGCCGCGCTCGTTGGCGCGATTCTCGCGCTCGTTGCCGGCTTCCTCGCGGTGCGCGAGGCGATGGAGTTTGACACCGGCAAGGCTGTCGTAACGGTGGTCATCGGCTGGCTTGTGTACCTGATTCTCACGGCGGTGCTGGCGCCGATTGTGGGAATCGGCTACGTCCTCACTCAGTAGTGCGCCCGACAAAGGCCCCGAGACTTCTCGGGGCCTTTTGTGTTTTGGCGCGGCATTAGCGGGGGATGCGCGCATACGCGGGCGCTAACTTCCGCGAGGCCCACAGTCCCAGGCGCGTGTGGCTGATGCGCCGATGCCACACGTGCCCGGCGTAGTGCTTGAGCGCATAGCGCGCCCCTGCGGGCGTGGTGCGACGCTCCAAGATGGCCGCCTTGAGGTCGGCGGCCGTGTGCCCCGGGAACAGCGTTACGCCGCGCCCGATGGTTCCCAGGTAGTGGGCATCGCTCCCGCCGGTTACGGCCACGCCCAGCCACTCCGCCGCCAGGCGCGCCACCCACTCCATGGGCGGAATGGTGATACTGGCGTTGAACGCCTCCAGGCCGTCTATCCCCAGGTCTTTCAGATGCCACGGCGCAAGGACGCGCGGGCGCACCGACAAGAGGCTTGCGGAGAACGGCTCTATGGCGTGGGCGGCGACGGCGATCCCGCCTTGCTCGTGAATCAGGGCGATGGTCTCGCCCGCCGGCAGTCCGGCGGGTATCGGCTGCTCCACCCATAGGGCCAGGATGTGCCCGTGTCTGGACGACACCTCCATGGCGGGGACGGCTTCCAGGCCGTACTCATGCGCGAGGTCGCGTGCGGTGAGGGAGCCATCCAGCGTATCGTGGTCTGCAATCGCCACCACGTTGAGATCAGTATGCTTTCGGACGTACTCTAGAATCTCACGGATGCTTGCGGCGCCGTCGCTGTGGTTGCTGTGGATGTGGATGTCGGCCTTGCCGGTGTAGAATGGGGTCACGAGTGGCGCAAAGCCTCCTTACCGCGGGAGTAGAGCGTAGGCCAGCACAGGGCCATAGAGGACGCCGGAGAGGGCAGCGCCGGCCACAACTTGGCGGAACGTGTGCCGTTTGAGGCGAAGGCGCGCCCACGCGACGGCGAACAAGATGGGCGCGAGGAGCAGGGCCGCGAAGGTTCCGTAGACCACGGCGAATGCGCACACCAGGGCCGAGGCTGCCGCCGCGTGGAAACTAATCTGCCAGAATACAGTTACCGCGGTCAGGAGCATGGCCTGAATCAGGCCGATGCCCAGGAAAACGCTCAAGGGGCGCGGCGCTCCGAGGGCGATGGCGGCGACAAATGCGGCGGCCGTGCACACCAGCGTTACGGCCAGCGGGCGAAGTCGCTGGTCGCGTATGGCGACGTGCAGGTCTCCCACTTTGCCCTGTCGCACGAGGCGAATCAAGTAGGCAAGGGGCACCAGGTCTGCCAGGAGAATGTAGAGCGCACTCCACGTCAACGCGGCCAGCCAGGTGGGGGTTGCCAGTCGGGTGAGGAGCACGGCCACACTGCCCGATAGAACCGGCGGGCTGAACACGTCGGAGATGCGCCGGGCGAGCCACGCACTCCACGTCGCAGGTTCAAGCCCGTTGCTTGTTAGGTCTGGTTGTTGCATACTTTGTTACCTGTTTCTCTACTCGCTCGCTACAACGATACATCATGTTCGTAATCTTGGGCGTGAAGGTGGCGCGAAAAGCGCGTGAACCTGGCGTTGTCGCACAAAAACCGCCTCGGGCCTTGTCCGAGGCGGTTCTTCGCAATGACCTCAGCACCCAATCCAAAGCTATTATACCATCAATGGCCTGTTTTACCAAATAGGGCTCGCCGTGATACGGTTCCAAACTCTGTTGGTCGCGGCATGGGTACAGGTGCGGCGTACTTCCGGAAGTGCGTCGCCCCTTGCTCACCAACACAAAGTAGAGCCGCGCTCTCGCCGTTCGCAATGGCGGGGGCCAGAAGACTTTGGAACCAAGACGCTCCCCGCTTGCCAGGGAGAGCGATTCAAAGTATGATGTCCGTTGGCGCGCTGGAGGGCGGCAATATCGGCCCAGGGATGGCCGAGCGCCCGCCTTGGTGCGCGCAACTTCTACGCCAGGAGGGTGGAAATGGCTCGATTCAGTCGGCTTGAGGTCCTCAACGAAACGCTTCGCATCGGCATGGTGCCCACGTTCTACCATCCGGACCTGGAGACGTCCAAGAGCATCGTTGAGGCGTGCGCGGCAGGTGGCGCGCGCGTGGTGGAGTACATGAACCGCGGGGATAACGCCCACCGCGTGTTCTCGGACCTGGTGATGCACTTCGCTCAGGCGGATCCATCGGTCATTCTGGGCGCGGGTTCGGTGCTGGATCCGGCGACGGCGGCGCTGTACATTTCCAGCGGGGCGAATTTCATCGTGGGCTCGGTGTTCAACCCCGAGGTCGCGCGGGTGTGCAATCGGCGGAAGGTCGCATACATGCCCGGGTGCGGCAGCGCCAGCGAAATCTCGGAGGCCGAAGAGGCGGGCGTGGAGATTTGCAAGATTTTCCCCGCGGCGTCGGTGGGCGGGCCGGACTTCGTGAAGGCGCTGCTGGGGCCGACGCCGTGGTCGCGCATCATGCCAACGGGCGCGGCGGTGGAGGCCACTCGGGAGAATATCCAGGCGTGGTTCACGGCAGGCGTGGCGGCTGTGGGCATCGGGAGTAACCTGCTGCGAGCCGAATGGATACAGGCCGGCGATTGGCCGGCCATCTCGCGCCTGGCGTCGCAGGTCATCGGTTGGATTCGCGAGGCGCGCGGCGGGAGCCTGTACCTCGGCGTGGAACATCCCGGCCTGTATCCCTACGGGGGAGCCACAGGACGCGAGATCGCGGAGTGGTACAGCCGAACCTTCGGGTTCCGCATGAGCGAGGGGACGACGAGTTTCTTCGTGGCGGGCCCGGGGCCTGGGCGCGTTGAGGTGCTCAAGGAGGGCGGCACGGATCGCAGCCATGTGGCCATTGAGGTGGCGGACTTTGAGGCGGCCATGGCGGACCTCCAGGGCAAGGGCATTGAGCTTGAGACCCCCAAGATTCTCCCGGACGTGAAGGCGGTCTTCCTGAAGCAGACCGACCCCGCGGGCAATCGGGTGCACCTGATCTGGCGGCGGTAGGGGCGCGGGCGCTATCCGCCGATTCGCAATCCGTGCACGGTGGGACGGAGGGCAAGCGGGTGATTGCCCTCCGTCCGTTTGCCTAGCGGAGGATGATCGGCAAGTACCGGAGGTAGGCGGGCGGAACTCCCGCCCAGAAGCCGCCGGTGAGGCTGTAGGCCCCGCCGCTCGCGGACTCGCCGGTATGTCCGATGCTGGCTGCAAGCGTGTATGGCCCACCCTGGCACTGCACGCCCCCGCCGCCGATGAAATACCATGTCAGTTCGTAGGGGCCGGATGCCATCGCCGTGACGGTGAGCAGGAGTACCGTCAGGATGACAACGGCCGCTATCTGGATGCGGCGCGCGGTGCTCATTGTTGGCCTCCTGCCCGTTGCTGTTTCATCTGGGAGACAATCGCTTCCAGGTTCGCAAGGCGCGTTTGCAACTCGGACATCTGCTGCTTCAGGTCGGCATTCTCCGTTTCCAACTGCTGGATGCGCGATGCTTGACTCTTGGCCATCGTGTACAACCCCTGGATTGCGGCAAGGGCCACCCCGTCGGCGTCAATGGTGCTGATAAGCGTTTCATCCTCGCCCAGGCCAAAGGCCGCGTAGAAGTCCTG is a genomic window containing:
- the recJ gene encoding single-stranded-DNA-specific exonuclease RecJ, which produces MTNKKWQVAPPIPDNVLHEFREAGFHPLIAQILYNRGVGSPQEAEAFFHPSEEPNPFRLPDMHEAVTRLREAIRKGELIIVCGDYDVDGVTATALMCETLASLGARVQPYIPNRVSEGYGLSVAAMRQFAEQGCRLILTVDSGIRANPEADWAREHGIDMIITDHHSPRGELPRALAVVNPKRDDSRYPFPDLSGVGVAYKLAQGLLRSHSQLPIRADARPVRESDLLDLVVLGTVADLAPLRGENRALVVRGMEALRNTRRPGLRELIATSALRGPVSVGHIGYVLGPRLNAAGRLYTAMDSYRLLTTRSHEEAKKLAQRLEDCNRERQCLTAEAIERAYPQAHEQAASAALLFVADRDIPEGIAGLVATRLVEEFYRPSVVVQISDGVSRGSARSIPEWNITAALDRCSHLLVRHGGHAAAAGFEVETERLSILREELLRIAHADLEAEALMPTLVVDAEVPLREMTWAFQRELARLEPFGYDNPTPVFLCRNVLVRDSRIVGERHLRLWLSDGVAVWDAIAFKQADRASGLPHHVDVAFSLEVNTWNGQDRLQLHVKEIWPAAG
- a CDS encoding Rieske 2Fe-2S domain-containing protein, with the translated sequence MADWKPIGPENMLSDGEMKEVQVGGAAVLLARVGGTYYAAQGLCPHMKAHLARGKLSQFEVTCPAHGSRFDVRDGSNTAWVAELPGIAQKASRIFAKPKGLQTYPTRIHDGQVWIGISAD
- a CDS encoding YIP1 family protein, with product MVERIMRVLRLDTSVFKEIAKDAAATTEAGIIVVAVSLLSGIGAGIRGRFFSHLVWELVAGVVLGWLLWAVVTYFIGTSLFGGKTTVEEMLRVLGYASAPRLLGLFGFIPCVGWLAALVGAILALVAGFLAVREAMEFDTGKAVVTVVIGWLVYLILTAVLAPIVGIGYVLTQ
- a CDS encoding phosphotransferase, which translates into the protein MTPFYTGKADIHIHSNHSDGAASIREILEYVRKHTDLNVVAIADHDTLDGSLTARDLAHEYGLEAVPAMEVSSRHGHILALWVEQPIPAGLPAGETIALIHEQGGIAVAAHAIEPFSASLLSVRPRVLAPWHLKDLGIDGLEAFNASITIPPMEWVARLAAEWLGVAVTGGSDAHYLGTIGRGVTLFPGHTAADLKAAILERRTTPAGARYALKHYAGHVWHRRISHTRLGLWASRKLAPAYARIPR
- a CDS encoding bifunctional 4-hydroxy-2-oxoglutarate aldolase/2-dehydro-3-deoxy-phosphogluconate aldolase, coding for MARFSRLEVLNETLRIGMVPTFYHPDLETSKSIVEACAAGGARVVEYMNRGDNAHRVFSDLVMHFAQADPSVILGAGSVLDPATAALYISSGANFIVGSVFNPEVARVCNRRKVAYMPGCGSASEISEAEEAGVEICKIFPAASVGGPDFVKALLGPTPWSRIMPTGAAVEATRENIQAWFTAGVAAVGIGSNLLRAEWIQAGDWPAISRLASQVIGWIREARGGSLYLGVEHPGLYPYGGATGREIAEWYSRTFGFRMSEGTTSFFVAGPGPGRVEVLKEGGTDRSHVAIEVADFEAAMADLQGKGIELETPKILPDVKAVFLKQTDPAGNRVHLIWRR